A single genomic interval of Bacillus smithii harbors:
- a CDS encoding efflux RND transporter permease subunit, whose product MNKIIHFVLKNKLAVWLMTIIVTVAGLYAGLTMKLETIPNINTPILTVTTAYPGATPEEVADKVTKPIEQALQNLDGVNVVSSSSFANASSVQVEYTYEKNMDDAKREAEQALSDVQLPDGVKKPDIKKLSINEIPILSLSLSSDKESLSQLTKKVQEDIVPKLERIDGVANVQISGQQVDQVQIDFNQEKLKKYGLDEESVQNFIKGSNVSLPLGLYTFRNSEKSVKVDGNISTIKDLKNMEIPIGLSAGASVGAGQSSQVQPSSSQSGLQGAGQQSTAVRGPQQGNVSSAGIPTVKLSDIADIKLVGKAESFSSTNGKESIGLEIVKAADANTVDVANAVKDKMNEIKGKNKDLHVITAMDQAKPIEESVHTMLNKAVFGAVFAVLIILLFLRNIKSTLIAVISIPLSLVISLFVLKQMNITLNMMTLGAMTVAIGRVVDDSIVVIENIYRRMSLKEEILKGKELIREATKEMFIPIMSSTIVTIAVFLPLALVKGMIGELFLPFALAIVFSLLASLLVAITIVPMMASILFKKGIHRPEQLKSGQPNKLSSFYKRVLNWVLNHKFISSAAAILLLIGSLCLIPAIGVSFLPNMGDKMVVATYTPAPGETFADVKKVSLKAEDYLRGRKGAEIVQFSVGSDNPMNPGQSNSAIFFVQYDKDTKNFDKEPDRVIKHLQTLGGKGEWSTQDFSASAGNNEVTVYVYGNDMKEITPVVDQIEKKMKEQGDFKDVEASTAKTYDEYVLAVNQQKLSQLGLTASQIAMALNQQSDQPALTTVKEKGQELNVYVENNKKNYQSVQDLTNQTVQSPLGMDVPIKQLVNVKEGKTSDTVTRRDGRYSVQVSGKVKEDDISKASMNLQKRLDQIHHPSSVDISMGGVTEDVKDSFTKLGLAMAAAIAIVYLVLVITFGQGWAPFVILFSLPFAIIGALVALFIAGQTISVSTMIGALMLIGIVVTNAIVLIDRVIHKEREGLSTREALLEAGATRIRPILMTAIATIGALIPLAIGMEGSGLISKDLGVTVIGGLTSSTLLTLLIVPIVYEWMSKLRRKRFFKRKKSVTSEQIDHA is encoded by the coding sequence ATGAACAAAATTATTCACTTTGTGTTAAAGAACAAATTGGCAGTTTGGCTCATGACCATCATCGTGACGGTAGCAGGTCTGTATGCCGGACTAACGATGAAATTAGAAACAATTCCGAATATTAATACGCCTATTCTAACGGTAACGACCGCTTATCCAGGTGCAACCCCTGAAGAAGTGGCTGACAAAGTAACCAAGCCGATCGAGCAAGCACTTCAAAATTTAGACGGGGTGAACGTTGTCAGTTCTTCTTCCTTCGCAAATGCATCTTCTGTCCAAGTGGAGTATACATATGAAAAAAATATGGATGATGCTAAGAGAGAGGCGGAACAAGCCCTTTCTGATGTGCAGCTTCCTGATGGCGTCAAAAAACCTGACATCAAAAAGCTGAGCATCAATGAAATTCCTATTCTTTCGTTAAGCTTATCGAGTGACAAAGAATCGTTGTCGCAATTAACGAAAAAAGTACAAGAAGATATTGTGCCGAAGCTTGAAAGAATCGACGGAGTCGCGAATGTGCAAATAAGCGGACAACAAGTAGATCAAGTCCAAATCGACTTTAATCAGGAAAAACTGAAAAAGTACGGTTTGGATGAAGAATCCGTTCAAAACTTTATTAAAGGCTCCAATGTCTCTCTTCCTCTAGGATTATATACGTTTCGCAACAGCGAAAAATCGGTCAAAGTAGACGGAAATATTTCCACCATTAAAGATTTAAAAAACATGGAAATTCCGATTGGACTATCGGCAGGAGCATCTGTGGGAGCCGGACAATCTTCCCAAGTTCAGCCGAGTTCATCTCAAAGCGGATTGCAAGGCGCCGGGCAACAGTCAACCGCCGTCCGAGGACCGCAGCAAGGAAATGTTTCGTCGGCCGGTATTCCGACCGTGAAATTATCGGATATAGCTGATATCAAGCTAGTCGGAAAAGCGGAATCTTTTTCCAGCACAAACGGGAAAGAGTCGATCGGACTGGAAATTGTGAAAGCGGCCGATGCCAATACGGTGGATGTGGCGAATGCCGTTAAAGATAAAATGAATGAAATCAAAGGGAAAAACAAAGATCTTCACGTTATTACGGCAATGGATCAGGCTAAGCCTATAGAAGAGTCTGTGCATACAATGCTCAATAAAGCTGTTTTCGGGGCAGTATTTGCGGTGCTTATAATTCTTTTATTCTTGCGAAATATTAAATCGACGCTCATTGCCGTTATTTCCATCCCGTTGTCTCTAGTCATCTCTTTGTTTGTTTTGAAACAAATGAATATCACACTCAACATGATGACTCTCGGGGCGATGACGGTAGCCATTGGACGGGTAGTGGATGATTCGATCGTTGTCATTGAAAACATTTACCGGAGAATGTCCTTAAAAGAAGAAATATTGAAAGGAAAAGAGCTTATCCGGGAAGCAACGAAAGAGATGTTTATTCCTATCATGTCATCCACCATTGTTACGATTGCGGTATTTCTGCCTCTCGCTCTTGTTAAAGGAATGATTGGCGAGCTGTTTTTGCCTTTTGCATTGGCGATCGTGTTCTCGCTGCTGGCTTCTTTGCTGGTTGCCATTACCATCGTGCCAATGATGGCGAGCATATTGTTTAAAAAAGGGATTCATCGTCCAGAACAGCTAAAGTCAGGACAACCTAATAAATTATCGTCCTTCTATAAACGGGTATTAAATTGGGTGTTAAATCATAAGTTTATTTCATCGGCAGCAGCCATTTTACTGTTGATCGGAAGTTTATGCTTGATCCCGGCCATCGGTGTCAGCTTCCTTCCGAATATGGGGGACAAAATGGTGGTGGCCACATACACGCCGGCTCCGGGCGAGACGTTTGCAGACGTCAAAAAAGTGTCGCTTAAGGCAGAGGATTATTTACGCGGTCGAAAAGGGGCGGAAATCGTTCAGTTTTCAGTGGGCAGCGATAATCCGATGAATCCGGGCCAAAGCAACAGTGCCATTTTCTTTGTTCAATACGACAAAGACACAAAAAATTTTGATAAAGAACCGGATCGAGTGATTAAACACCTGCAAACTTTAGGTGGAAAAGGGGAATGGAGCACCCAAGATTTCTCAGCGAGCGCAGGCAATAATGAAGTAACGGTGTATGTTTACGGAAATGATATGAAAGAGATTACCCCTGTAGTTGATCAAATAGAAAAGAAAATGAAAGAGCAAGGGGATTTTAAAGACGTGGAGGCAAGTACGGCTAAAACGTACGATGAATATGTGCTCGCAGTAAACCAACAGAAATTAAGTCAATTAGGGCTGACAGCCAGCCAAATTGCGATGGCTCTGAATCAACAGAGCGATCAGCCGGCTTTAACCACTGTTAAAGAAAAGGGTCAAGAGCTCAATGTTTATGTGGAAAACAACAAGAAAAACTATCAATCTGTTCAAGATTTAACGAATCAAACAGTACAATCACCGCTTGGAATGGACGTTCCAATCAAACAACTCGTCAATGTGAAAGAAGGAAAAACATCCGATACGGTCACGCGCCGAGATGGACGTTATTCTGTTCAGGTGAGCGGAAAAGTGAAAGAGGACGATATTTCTAAAGCTTCCATGAATCTGCAAAAGAGACTTGATCAAATTCATCACCCGTCAAGCGTTGATATTTCAATGGGCGGGGTGACAGAGGATGTAAAAGATTCGTTTACGAAGCTTGGATTGGCAATGGCTGCGGCAATTGCGATTGTATATCTTGTTCTTGTGATCACTTTTGGTCAAGGTTGGGCGCCGTTTGTGATTTTATTCTCGCTGCCATTTGCGATCATTGGCGCTTTAGTGGCATTGTTCATTGCGGGACAAACCATCAGCGTTTCAACAATGATAGGTGCGCTGATGCTGATCGGAATTGTAGTAACGAACGCCATTGTTTTGATTGACCGAGTGATTCATAAAGAACGGGAAGGTCTCAGCACCAGGGAAGCGCTGCTGGAGGCGGGCGCCACTCGTATCCGTCCGATTTTAATGACAGCAATCGCTACGATTGGTGCATTAATTCCTCTCGCGATCGGTATGGAAGGAAGCGGATTGATCTCTAAAGATCTCGGCGTCACCGTCATTGGCGGATTGACAAGTTCGACGTTGCTGACATTGCTCATTGTTCCAATCGTCTATGAGTGGATGAGCAAATTGAGAAGAAAACGTTTTTTCAAACGTAAAAAGTCCGTCACTTCTGAGCAGATCGACCACGCATAA
- a CDS encoding C40 family peptidase — MVPVLSKSKWAFSLAAALTLAVSFLLAPLSSKAEAAAPVKGDKVAAYAKTLVGKPYKYGGTSEKGFDASGFVQYVYLKSANVKLPRTVADQFKQGQKVDYNHLQPGDLVFFKLDGKKVSFVGIYLGNSQFIAATSKGVKIQPLGAKYWKPYFASGARILSQK; from the coding sequence ATGGTTCCAGTTCTTTCAAAATCTAAATGGGCGTTTTCTCTTGCAGCCGCTTTGACTCTGGCCGTATCTTTCCTTTTGGCGCCTCTGTCAAGCAAAGCAGAAGCTGCAGCTCCTGTAAAAGGGGATAAAGTTGCCGCTTACGCCAAAACACTGGTTGGAAAACCTTATAAATACGGTGGTACAAGCGAAAAAGGATTTGATGCATCCGGTTTTGTACAATATGTTTACTTAAAATCAGCAAATGTGAAATTACCGCGCACAGTGGCCGATCAATTTAAACAAGGACAAAAAGTAGACTATAATCACCTCCAGCCTGGCGATCTTGTATTCTTCAAACTGGACGGCAAAAAAGTTTCTTTCGTTGGAATTTATTTAGGTAATAGTCAATTTATCGCCGCAACGAGCAAAGGCGTAAAAATCCAACCCCTCGGAGCAAAATATTGGAAACCGTATTTTGCATCCGGAGCTAGAATACTTTCACAAAAATAA
- a CDS encoding S-layer homology domain-containing protein, giving the protein MKKRFLVFFVFFLLIGNLYLPNIQVHASTQYLDVPNNYWAKKEIEYLANTGIIKGYKNGNFGINEKVTRSQAATMIVRALKLDTRNRPNPGFQDVPKNYPAYKEIATAVDEGIFSKSRKFYPNKSLTRAEMAKVLVNAFHLKFEQDVNYKDVNPSNWSAKFISILSTNGIAIGYTDLTFKGSQPITRSHFAVFLARVLNENFRPKIIIFPKRIAPDVYYPIVKGIGSTAEEKINNALYQKGLQGKQAYQEVQKSKQDYSDDPFSKYYTYNMTYEVMRSDSQFISIKFNDYSYMGGAHGLYDYTSYNFETSSGKQYHTLKEYFGNSSDYVSVINNEIRKKIYQRQLTDPYYFENFDSIDPETDRFYLTNKGVGVYFSLYEYTSFAEGIPEFVIPYSYFE; this is encoded by the coding sequence GTGAAAAAAAGATTCCTAGTATTTTTCGTTTTTTTCTTACTTATAGGTAATTTGTATTTGCCCAATATACAAGTTCATGCGAGCACACAGTATTTAGATGTTCCAAATAATTATTGGGCAAAAAAAGAGATTGAATATTTGGCGAATACTGGTATCATCAAAGGATATAAAAACGGCAATTTTGGAATTAATGAGAAAGTCACTCGTTCTCAAGCCGCAACAATGATTGTTCGTGCGTTAAAACTAGATACGAGAAATCGTCCTAATCCAGGTTTTCAAGATGTACCAAAAAATTATCCTGCCTATAAAGAAATTGCTACAGCGGTTGATGAAGGTATTTTCAGTAAAAGCAGAAAGTTTTATCCAAACAAATCACTAACTCGCGCTGAAATGGCAAAAGTACTAGTAAATGCTTTTCACCTAAAATTTGAGCAAGATGTTAATTATAAAGATGTTAATCCTAGTAATTGGAGCGCAAAGTTTATTAGTATTTTATCTACAAATGGCATTGCAATCGGTTACACAGATTTAACGTTTAAAGGTAGTCAGCCAATAACTAGGTCCCATTTTGCTGTATTTTTAGCAAGAGTACTAAATGAAAACTTTCGACCAAAGATCATTATTTTTCCAAAAAGAATTGCTCCGGATGTGTACTATCCAATAGTCAAAGGAATTGGAAGTACGGCTGAGGAAAAGATTAATAACGCACTTTATCAAAAAGGATTGCAAGGGAAACAAGCCTATCAAGAAGTTCAAAAATCGAAGCAAGATTACTCGGATGACCCTTTTTCAAAATATTATACATATAACATGACTTATGAAGTGATGAGAAGTGATTCCCAGTTTATTAGTATTAAGTTCAATGATTATTCTTATATGGGAGGAGCTCATGGGTTATACGATTATACTAGCTATAACTTTGAGACAAGTTCCGGAAAACAATACCATACTTTAAAAGAGTACTTTGGCAATTCATCTGATTATGTAAGTGTTATTAATAATGAAATAAGGAAAAAAATATATCAACGACAATTGACTGACCCGTATTATTTTGAAAACTTTGACTCAATTGACCCTGAAACAGATCGCTTTTATTTAACAAATAAAGGAGTTGGAGTTTACTTCTCCTTATATGAATATACTTCATTCGCTGAAGGGATCCCTGAGTTTGTTATACCATATAGTTATTTTGAATGA
- a CDS encoding P-II family nitrogen regulator: MSDVLTKIEIITRPTKFDELRQALAKIGVSGITVTNALGCGFQKGFTELYRGKKKEVDMHERIKVEIVVCEVPVQQVVDTARSVLNTGKPGDGKIFIHELADAIKIRTGDTGCAALN; this comes from the coding sequence ATGAGTGATGTATTGACGAAAATCGAAATCATTACCCGTCCTACCAAATTTGACGAATTGAGACAGGCTTTGGCCAAAATAGGCGTCAGCGGCATTACCGTAACCAATGCGCTTGGGTGCGGATTTCAAAAAGGGTTTACCGAGCTGTACCGCGGCAAGAAAAAAGAAGTTGACATGCACGAACGAATTAAAGTAGAAATTGTCGTATGCGAGGTGCCTGTCCAACAAGTCGTAGATACAGCCAGAAGTGTTTTGAATACCGGCAAACCAGGCGATGGAAAAATTTTCATCCACGAATTGGCCGACGCCATCAAAATACGAACAGGAGACACAGGCTGCGCCGCACTCAATTAA
- a CDS encoding ammonium transporter, producing the protein MDIATSAFMFLATLLVWIMTPGIALFYGGMVKSKNVLSTTMQSFSSIAIVSIIWIIAGYSLAFSTGGNALIGNLDWAGLKGVSFKPNPDYSSDIPHNLFMMFQLTFAILTVAIITGAFAERMRFSSYLIFITLWSLFVYSPVAHWVWGVGGWLRELGVLDFAGGNVVHISSGVTGLVLAIVLGKRKDAQNTTPHNLPLTIMGGALVWLGWYGFNVGSALTLNDVAMIAFINTNTAAAAGIIGWVVVEWLVNKKPTMLGAVSGAIAGLVAITPACGFVTPFASIIIGLVGGALCFWGVSYLKSKLGYDDALDAFGLHGIGGTWGGIATGLFSTVSVNSAGVNGLFYGGASLLWKQLVAIGATYVFVALVSFIIIKAIGLVLPIRVNEEEETVGLDITIHGEKAYHD; encoded by the coding sequence ATGGATATCGCCACTTCTGCATTTATGTTTCTTGCTACGCTTCTTGTTTGGATTATGACACCTGGAATTGCATTATTTTACGGCGGAATGGTGAAAAGCAAGAATGTTTTAAGTACAACGATGCAAAGTTTCAGCTCTATCGCCATTGTTTCGATAATTTGGATTATAGCGGGTTATTCACTTGCTTTTTCCACTGGCGGAAATGCTCTTATCGGAAATTTAGATTGGGCGGGTCTGAAAGGAGTCTCTTTTAAGCCGAACCCGGATTATAGTTCTGATATTCCACATAATCTTTTTATGATGTTTCAGCTCACGTTTGCCATTTTGACAGTAGCGATTATTACAGGGGCTTTTGCGGAAAGGATGCGCTTCTCTTCTTATCTTATATTCATTACTTTATGGTCTTTGTTCGTTTATTCGCCTGTCGCTCATTGGGTGTGGGGCGTCGGCGGTTGGCTTCGCGAATTAGGTGTTCTTGATTTCGCCGGCGGGAATGTCGTTCATATTTCTTCAGGCGTCACAGGCCTTGTGCTGGCTATTGTATTAGGCAAACGTAAAGATGCGCAGAATACGACACCGCATAATTTGCCGCTTACCATTATGGGGGGAGCGCTCGTTTGGCTTGGCTGGTACGGTTTTAATGTCGGCAGTGCTTTGACCCTTAACGATGTAGCAATGATCGCTTTTATTAATACGAATACAGCGGCAGCTGCCGGTATTATTGGATGGGTAGTAGTGGAATGGCTGGTGAATAAAAAGCCGACGATGCTTGGAGCCGTTTCTGGCGCCATTGCTGGACTCGTAGCCATCACGCCCGCTTGCGGATTCGTAACACCGTTCGCTTCGATCATCATAGGACTTGTTGGAGGAGCCCTTTGTTTCTGGGGAGTTTCTTACTTAAAATCAAAGTTAGGCTATGACGATGCTCTCGACGCATTCGGTTTGCACGGAATCGGCGGTACTTGGGGAGGAATTGCTACCGGTTTGTTTTCCACCGTTTCTGTCAACTCTGCGGGGGTCAACGGATTGTTTTACGGCGGTGCCAGCTTGCTTTGGAAGCAGCTTGTAGCCATTGGCGCGACATATGTATTTGTTGCACTTGTTTCTTTTATCATTATTAAGGCAATCGGATTGGTCTTGCCGATTCGAGTGAACGAGGAAGAAGAAACGGTTGGGCTGGATATTACCATTCACGGTGAAAAGGCGTATCACGACTAA
- a CDS encoding zinc ribbon domain-containing protein — MYCRSCGAENSDSSNYCWQDGAYLAGDGRAYQLLTPKNESVYCSNCGEKVAETDNYCQSCGKELFLYKGAEREKQIKPAVSLGFPAFQFSYLKKAFIPSISAFILMLILNAALFLFEQHKFDDLIQNISENNQYFNFVEDLSREVNTDLYPLSHPIGLTDVVMFTHLVEPTFHFSVNGSAGYGDTGSMKGTLHIDTLFLLLIFIPIFSSFCIGVFKGRKQRTDSFYEQIYTAAAIGLIYGIFLSVFSLFSGFSFDRSFASQYYKIHLDFHTSYSFIQCFFTGGFIAAIFSLIGMLFARDYRHFTSHLIGNVSFGHAIHQGFSTFIRGLVSVMAVTVIVVLIQVNKWKENLALLLDVSGMDKMTENTSMFATLVGTQLGAFIWNLLHLSPLTNHWKWEDSEGELTYSLFSGLNSSHPEFLPSDADLMNLLDPPIYLKLAVLIPIFLCLFAGYRLTMKNGLSFKEIAVFSLTYSFFMLCLAGISNWTVGTTFFSSDNNLEQSFHFSLGFHLFGVFIRSLLFSYLFAVLGGYLAKKKHIVN; from the coding sequence ATGTATTGTAGATCATGTGGTGCGGAAAATAGTGATTCCAGTAATTACTGTTGGCAAGATGGTGCGTATTTAGCGGGAGATGGAAGAGCGTATCAACTGCTAACGCCGAAAAATGAAAGTGTCTATTGTTCGAATTGCGGTGAAAAAGTGGCGGAAACGGACAATTATTGCCAATCCTGCGGCAAGGAGTTATTTCTTTATAAGGGTGCTGAACGGGAAAAGCAAATAAAACCTGCTGTTTCATTGGGATTTCCTGCTTTTCAATTTTCGTATTTAAAAAAAGCCTTTATTCCGTCTATTAGCGCTTTTATACTCATGTTAATTCTTAATGCTGCGTTATTTCTTTTTGAGCAGCACAAGTTTGATGACCTGATCCAAAACATAAGCGAAAACAATCAATATTTTAATTTTGTAGAGGATCTTTCTCGTGAAGTAAACACCGATTTATATCCATTAAGTCATCCAATAGGATTGACCGATGTCGTGATGTTTACTCATTTGGTGGAGCCTACCTTTCACTTTAGCGTCAATGGATCTGCAGGTTATGGAGACACAGGTTCAATGAAGGGAACATTACATATTGATACTTTGTTTTTATTATTGATTTTTATTCCGATTTTTTCCTCGTTTTGCATCGGGGTTTTCAAGGGACGGAAGCAACGGACTGATAGCTTTTATGAGCAAATCTATACAGCTGCAGCCATTGGATTGATTTACGGTATATTTTTAAGCGTGTTTTCTCTTTTTAGCGGTTTTTCATTTGATCGATCTTTTGCAAGTCAATATTATAAAATTCATTTGGACTTTCATACTTCTTATTCATTTATTCAATGCTTTTTTACGGGTGGCTTCATAGCAGCGATCTTTAGTTTGATCGGCATGTTATTTGCCAGAGATTACCGCCATTTTACCAGCCATTTAATCGGGAATGTATCATTTGGACATGCCATTCACCAAGGGTTTTCAACGTTTATTCGCGGACTCGTCAGTGTGATGGCGGTCACCGTTATCGTTGTTTTGATCCAAGTAAACAAGTGGAAGGAAAATTTAGCGCTCCTTTTAGATGTCTCTGGTATGGATAAAATGACGGAAAATACGTCTATGTTTGCCACATTAGTCGGAACGCAGCTAGGGGCGTTCATTTGGAACTTATTGCATTTATCACCGCTCACTAATCATTGGAAATGGGAAGACAGCGAGGGGGAACTTACATATTCCTTGTTTTCCGGTTTAAATAGCTCACATCCGGAATTCCTTCCATCGGATGCGGATTTGATGAATTTACTGGATCCTCCCATTTATTTAAAACTTGCGGTTTTAATCCCCATTTTCTTGTGTCTTTTCGCCGGCTATCGGCTAACGATGAAAAATGGATTATCCTTTAAGGAAATCGCAGTTTTTAGTTTGACTTACAGTTTTTTTATGCTTTGTTTGGCCGGAATTTCTAATTGGACTGTGGGAACCACTTTCTTTTCATCTGATAATAATTTAGAACAGTCCTTTCATTTTTCTTTAGGATTTCATTTGTTTGGGGTCTTTATTCGCAGTTTGCTTTTTTCTTATCTGTTTGCCGTTTTGGGAGGCTATTTGGCCAAAAAGAAACACATCGTGAACTGA
- a CDS encoding zinc ribbon domain-containing protein, whose amino-acid sequence MGELQTRIGGGLFKIKGGLEQGKQKVLLTQEILQHKKVIEEAGAKRADFILQLGEEVYRKMRSGEWEHKEWSERIAEIAGLDQTIYRAKQELQRLNQKFGSDNVCRQCGAQVTPLDKFCGSCGAKVVREEDVKETETVACSLCGEQVPVSAQFCKCCGTKMH is encoded by the coding sequence ATGGGCGAATTGCAAACTAGAATTGGAGGGGGTTTGTTTAAGATCAAAGGTGGTCTTGAGCAAGGTAAGCAGAAGGTCCTATTGACCCAGGAAATCCTCCAGCACAAAAAAGTGATCGAAGAAGCCGGAGCCAAGCGGGCAGATTTTATTCTCCAGCTAGGGGAAGAGGTTTATAGAAAAATGAGATCCGGCGAATGGGAGCATAAAGAGTGGAGTGAGAGAATAGCTGAGATTGCTGGGCTTGATCAAACCATTTATAGGGCCAAACAAGAATTACAAAGACTGAATCAAAAGTTTGGATCTGATAATGTTTGCCGGCAATGCGGGGCTCAAGTGACCCCTTTGGACAAGTTTTGCGGCTCCTGCGGTGCGAAGGTAGTTCGGGAAGAAGACGTAAAAGAGACCGAAACAGTGGCTTGCTCTTTGTGTGGTGAACAAGTTCCTGTATCCGCCCAATTTTGCAAATGTTGTGGGACAAAAATGCATTGA